One window of Chloroflexus aggregans DSM 9485 genomic DNA carries:
- a CDS encoding glycoside hydrolase family 3 C-terminal domain-containing protein, with translation MPNHIEHLVRQLTLDEKIALLAGADAWHTVAIPRLGIPAIKVTDGPNGARGVSRNGIHTSACFPIGVAMGATWNPALVRQIGEALAEETKDKGAHILLAPTVNIHRSPLAGRNFECFSEDPYLTGVMAAAYITGLQSRGVGACIKHFVCNDSEFERFSISSDVGERPLREIYLRPFEMAIKQAKPWSLMSAYNRINGVWASENRRLLVEILKGEWQFDGLVMSDWYGTYSARATHNGLDLEMPGPARWLNREHVLAALERGDLRESDLDDKVYRLLRTIERVGGFANPTPAIEQANDRPEHRTLIRRAGVESIVLLKNEGRILPLNPSQGQSIAVIGANAHWAAIMGGGSSEVAPHYVVTPLQGIRARAGEQCVVDYAIGTPIFRRLPNIDPAWVRIPASDRPGVQLDYYTDLDFGGEPVRTDTLTTLEASWFGDRIEYLNLTTFAAKLSCELLPPHTGHYHIGMSCVGQARVWLDGELVLDRWEKELMDGNEQRQTIALETGRRHRLVVEFRWPTPGNWRAVQVGLWPEREDDPIAEAVELAARSHVAIVFAGLTKEWESEGFDRIDMELPGRQNELIRRVAAVNPRTIVVLNAGSPVHMPWIDEVAAVIQAWYGGQEAGNAIADVLFGDADPGGRLPTTFPKRLADNPAYINYPGENGHVLYGEGLFVGYRYYDRKGIEPLFPFGFGLSYTEFSYDRLQLSAPMMRPDETITVSVDVTNIGDRPGMEVVQLYIHDRVARLMRPDKELKGFAKVTLQPGETTTVTFTIDRQALSYYDPAVPGWIAEPGTFTVLVGRSVADIRLKASFELVAEG, from the coding sequence ATGCCAAATCACATTGAACATCTGGTACGTCAACTAACGCTTGACGAAAAAATCGCCTTACTTGCCGGCGCCGATGCATGGCATACCGTCGCCATTCCGCGCCTCGGCATCCCCGCCATCAAGGTCACCGACGGCCCCAACGGTGCGCGCGGTGTCAGCCGCAACGGCATCCACACCTCTGCCTGTTTTCCGATTGGCGTCGCGATGGGGGCCACGTGGAACCCGGCACTGGTTCGTCAAATCGGCGAAGCCTTAGCCGAAGAGACGAAGGATAAAGGGGCGCATATTCTGTTGGCACCGACGGTTAACATCCACCGCTCACCGCTGGCCGGGCGCAACTTCGAGTGCTTTTCCGAAGACCCCTACCTGACCGGCGTGATGGCAGCGGCCTACATTACCGGCTTGCAAAGCCGTGGCGTCGGTGCATGTATCAAGCACTTCGTGTGCAACGACTCGGAATTTGAGCGCTTTAGCATCAGTTCCGATGTTGGTGAGCGACCATTGCGCGAAATCTATCTCCGCCCGTTCGAGATGGCGATCAAGCAGGCAAAACCGTGGTCGCTTATGTCGGCCTACAACCGGATCAATGGAGTATGGGCCAGTGAAAATCGCCGGTTATTGGTCGAAATCCTCAAAGGCGAATGGCAGTTCGATGGACTGGTGATGTCAGACTGGTATGGTACCTATAGCGCTCGCGCTACCCACAATGGTCTTGACCTTGAAATGCCGGGGCCAGCACGTTGGTTGAACCGTGAGCACGTCTTGGCTGCGCTCGAGCGTGGCGATCTGCGTGAATCTGACCTCGACGATAAGGTATACCGATTGTTACGCACTATCGAACGGGTCGGCGGCTTTGCGAACCCCACACCGGCAATTGAGCAGGCCAACGACCGGCCTGAGCATCGGACCCTCATTCGGCGCGCCGGTGTCGAATCAATCGTGCTGCTCAAGAACGAAGGACGAATCCTCCCGTTGAATCCCTCCCAAGGGCAATCCATTGCCGTTATCGGCGCCAACGCGCATTGGGCGGCGATTATGGGCGGCGGCAGCTCGGAAGTTGCACCGCACTACGTGGTTACTCCGTTACAGGGCATTCGAGCGCGCGCCGGCGAGCAGTGCGTGGTGGACTACGCCATCGGCACCCCCATTTTCCGTCGCTTGCCGAACATTGATCCGGCATGGGTGCGCATCCCCGCTAGCGACCGACCGGGAGTGCAGCTTGATTATTACACCGATCTCGACTTCGGTGGTGAACCGGTACGCACCGACACCCTGACGACCCTCGAAGCGAGCTGGTTTGGCGACCGGATCGAATATCTCAACCTCACCACCTTCGCCGCCAAACTCAGTTGCGAACTCTTACCGCCCCACACCGGTCATTACCACATTGGGATGTCATGCGTCGGGCAAGCCCGGGTTTGGCTCGATGGTGAATTAGTGCTCGACCGGTGGGAAAAAGAACTCATGGACGGCAATGAGCAGCGCCAAACGATAGCCCTCGAAACCGGACGCCGCCACCGGCTCGTGGTTGAGTTCCGCTGGCCAACGCCCGGCAACTGGCGTGCCGTGCAGGTTGGTCTCTGGCCGGAACGGGAAGATGATCCCATCGCGGAAGCGGTAGAGCTGGCTGCTCGCTCGCATGTAGCAATTGTGTTTGCCGGCCTAACCAAAGAGTGGGAGAGCGAAGGCTTCGACCGGATCGATATGGAACTCCCCGGTCGCCAAAATGAACTGATTCGCCGAGTGGCGGCGGTCAATCCGCGCACAATCGTAGTGCTCAACGCCGGATCGCCCGTACATATGCCGTGGATTGACGAAGTAGCGGCTGTGATCCAGGCGTGGTACGGCGGCCAAGAGGCGGGTAATGCCATTGCCGATGTGCTTTTCGGCGACGCCGATCCGGGTGGACGATTACCGACGACCTTCCCCAAACGACTGGCCGACAATCCGGCGTACATCAATTATCCCGGCGAAAACGGGCACGTCCTCTACGGCGAAGGCCTATTTGTCGGCTATCGCTACTACGACCGTAAAGGCATCGAACCGCTCTTTCCATTTGGGTTTGGGCTGAGTTACACCGAGTTTTCTTACGATCGGCTTCAGCTCTCTGCCCCGATGATGCGACCAGATGAAACCATTACCGTCAGTGTCGATGTTACGAACATCGGTGATCGTCCGGGAATGGAGGTTGTCCAGCTCTACATCCACGACCGGGTGGCCCGACTGATGCGACCCGATAAAGAGCTGAAGGGCTTTGCAAAGGTGACTCTGCAACCGGGTGAAACCACGACGGTGACGTTTACCATTGACCGACAGGCACTGAGTTATTATGATCCGGCGGTCCCGGGTTGGATTGCCGAACCGGGCACCTTCACCGTGCTCGTTGGCCGATCGGTGGCCGATATTCGGCTGAAGGCCTCATTTGAGCTGGTCGCCGAAGGATGA
- a CDS encoding SCO1664 family protein has protein sequence MENSFSRELSVTRVLTALAQGEMNVEAAMPYSSNYTLLTSIVHEDLHLLAVYKPQRGERPLWDFPRGTLYRREAAAYLVSEALGFHLVPPTVVRDGPYGIGMVQLFIDNDEEVHLFTMLKRGGYEREIKQLCAFDCLVNNADRKSGHCLQGRDGRLWAIDHGICFHVEPKLRTVLWDFVGEPLPDEVITAFTGFRQQLDRNPQLTGALHHLLDRSEVRALRRRLDNLLASGRYPPPGPGPHVPWPPV, from the coding sequence ATGGAGAACAGCTTCTCGCGTGAGTTGAGTGTTACCCGTGTCCTCACGGCGCTGGCACAGGGAGAGATGAACGTTGAGGCAGCCATGCCGTACAGTAGTAATTACACCCTGCTGACCAGCATCGTCCACGAGGATCTTCATCTGTTGGCGGTGTACAAACCGCAGCGTGGCGAACGGCCATTGTGGGATTTTCCACGTGGTACGCTCTACCGACGCGAGGCAGCGGCTTACCTTGTCAGCGAAGCGCTAGGCTTTCACCTTGTCCCACCGACGGTGGTACGAGATGGGCCTTACGGGATCGGTATGGTGCAGCTCTTTATCGACAACGATGAAGAGGTGCATTTGTTTACGATGTTGAAGCGGGGTGGCTACGAACGCGAAATTAAGCAGCTCTGTGCCTTCGACTGTCTCGTCAACAATGCCGACCGCAAGAGCGGTCACTGCCTACAAGGGCGTGATGGCCGGTTGTGGGCTATCGATCATGGTATCTGCTTCCACGTCGAGCCTAAATTGCGCACCGTGTTGTGGGATTTTGTCGGTGAACCGCTCCCCGATGAGGTTATAACGGCGTTTACCGGTTTTCGCCAACAGCTCGACCGCAATCCGCAATTGACCGGTGCGCTCCATCACCTGCTCGACCGGTCAGAGGTCCGTGCTTTGCGCCGTCGTTTGGATAATCTGCTTGCCAGCGGGCGTTATCCACCACCCGGCCCCGGGCCGCACGTGCCGTGGCCACCGGTATGA
- a CDS encoding DUF3090 domain-containing protein gives MAEFTFDLESVHRITAGAVGPRGRRVFYLQARRGNRLVTLLAEKEQIRELANAINRLLEAIGERNPRLATSDDLLVTDMSLEEPLEPEFRIYQLGLGYDSERDRVVLLAQGMPEGGDDAPLLARFSATREQMKALSIHAEQVVAAGRPICGNCGRPIDPSGHFCPHRNGHGPVYS, from the coding sequence ATGGCAGAGTTTACCTTTGATCTCGAATCGGTGCATCGGATTACTGCCGGAGCAGTGGGGCCACGTGGCCGGCGCGTCTTTTATCTCCAAGCGCGACGTGGTAACCGGCTGGTGACGTTGCTGGCCGAAAAAGAGCAGATCCGTGAGTTGGCGAACGCTATCAATCGTTTACTCGAAGCGATTGGTGAACGTAATCCGCGCTTAGCAACCTCCGACGATCTGCTCGTGACCGATATGAGTCTGGAAGAGCCACTCGAACCGGAGTTCCGCATTTACCAGTTGGGCTTGGGCTACGATAGCGAGCGTGATCGGGTCGTGTTACTGGCCCAGGGGATGCCGGAGGGTGGTGATGATGCGCCTCTCTTAGCTCGCTTTTCCGCTACCCGTGAGCAAATGAAGGCGTTGAGCATCCACGCTGAGCAAGTCGTGGCCGCCGGTCGCCCGATCTGTGGTAATTGTGGTCGTCCAATTGATCCGAGTGGCCATTTCTGTCCTCACCGCAATGGTCACGGTCCGGTGTACAGTTGA
- a CDS encoding histidine phosphatase family protein, whose amino-acid sequence MTTLLLIRHGMNDWVHGRLAGWLPGVHLSEEGRRQAVALSERLGDLPITALYTSPLDRCIETARAIAEPRGLPLRIVEQLGEVRYGEWEGAELKELYKHELWPGVQHYPSGTRFPKGETLGEAQMRMVSALDQLRARHHGEMIAVVSHADLIRLALAYYIGMHIDLFQRLVINPCSLSAVAFEPMGPRLLAYNETGSLEHLRPKPPTPQAEQAAASPSSTEAH is encoded by the coding sequence GTGACCACACTCCTTTTGATCCGCCATGGTATGAACGATTGGGTTCATGGCCGCTTAGCCGGCTGGTTGCCGGGAGTCCATCTGAGCGAAGAGGGTCGCCGGCAAGCCGTAGCGCTAAGCGAGCGGCTCGGTGATCTCCCGATTACGGCGCTGTATACCAGCCCACTTGATCGCTGTATCGAAACGGCGCGGGCGATTGCCGAACCGCGTGGCTTACCATTGCGGATCGTCGAACAGCTCGGCGAAGTGCGGTACGGCGAATGGGAAGGTGCCGAGCTGAAAGAACTCTATAAACACGAGCTGTGGCCGGGGGTACAGCATTATCCCAGTGGGACGCGCTTTCCCAAGGGGGAGACGCTAGGGGAAGCACAAATGCGTATGGTAAGCGCACTCGACCAATTGCGTGCGCGTCACCACGGGGAGATGATTGCAGTCGTTTCCCACGCCGATTTGATCCGATTGGCGTTGGCGTATTATATTGGTATGCACATCGATCTGTTTCAGCGGCTAGTTATCAATCCGTGCTCACTGAGCGCCGTTGCATTCGAGCCGATGGGTCCGCGTTTGTTAGCCTACAATGAGACTGGGTCGTTAGAACACCTTCGTCCGAAACCGCCGACACCTCAGGCTGAACAGGCAGCGGCGTCCCCATCGTCAACGGAGGCACACTAG
- a CDS encoding HugZ family pyridoxamine 5'-phosphate oxidase has protein sequence MRYEDQRALRTLIDHNHTAALGTVTADGAPFVSYVLYAVERRAGYDPTFLLLLSRLSAHTGHLLADPRLSLLITAVPTSVADPQALARVTIQGEAVPIAREAPEYPAAKACYLHQLPGQEHLFALPDFTLFRVQLYEARYIGGFGRAFTLDTAKLAAVLTMNIAGPA, from the coding sequence ATGCGATACGAAGATCAACGAGCCTTGCGAACATTGATCGACCATAATCACACTGCGGCGCTGGGTACGGTCACTGCCGATGGGGCGCCGTTTGTGTCGTATGTCTTATACGCGGTCGAGCGGCGGGCAGGGTATGACCCGACGTTCTTACTCCTCCTCAGCCGATTGTCGGCGCATACCGGTCATCTGTTGGCCGATCCACGCCTTTCGTTGCTCATTACCGCCGTACCAACGAGTGTTGCCGATCCGCAGGCCCTGGCGCGGGTGACGATCCAGGGTGAGGCGGTGCCGATTGCGCGCGAGGCACCCGAATACCCAGCGGCGAAGGCGTGTTATTTGCACCAACTTCCCGGACAAGAGCATCTCTTTGCGCTGCCCGATTTCACGTTGTTTCGCGTGCAGTTGTACGAAGCCCGCTACATTGGCGGGTTTGGCCGCGCGTTTACCCTCGACACCGCCAAACTCGCCGCCGTATTAACTATGAATATCGCAGGACCGGCCTGA
- a CDS encoding tRNA-queuosine alpha-mannosyltransferase domain-containing protein encodes MHIWWIDPFHGGSHAAVTTGYAAHSQHRLTLITLSQAGGWRWRMRGAALTLARMVSERHDVPDLIVTTDMLDLATFRALTRHRLGHVPMVIYFHENQLTYPLPPGRKRDDAFAWINLTGALVADAVIFNSEFHRRDFLTALPSLLRRYHDYHELQAVGQIAAKALVLPPGLDLPPLPPRPPRDPTAPPVIVWNARWEYDKQPQVVMAALEYLAAQGIDFRLIVTGEHIDPVADDLVAARQRWAAQTIHWGFAANRAAYLHLLQQADIVVSAAIQEFFGLAILEALACGCVPVLPARLNYPDLIPPEWYADCLYADDADLPTTLARTVARLPELAQRDWAALAEPYRWHNLAPRYDAVLADLAAPVS; translated from the coding sequence ATGCACATCTGGTGGATCGATCCGTTTCATGGTGGATCACACGCGGCAGTAACAACCGGTTATGCCGCGCACAGCCAACATCGTCTTACCCTCATTACGTTGAGTCAAGCCGGGGGGTGGCGGTGGCGTATGCGCGGTGCTGCGTTGACCTTGGCGAGGATGGTGAGCGAACGGCACGATGTGCCCGACCTGATCGTCACGACCGATATGCTCGATCTGGCGACGTTTCGGGCCTTGACCCGGCACCGGTTGGGGCACGTGCCGATGGTGATCTATTTTCACGAAAACCAACTGACCTACCCATTACCGCCGGGCCGTAAGCGTGATGATGCGTTTGCATGGATCAATCTGACCGGTGCGTTGGTCGCCGATGCGGTGATCTTCAATTCAGAGTTTCATCGGCGTGATTTTTTGACGGCGCTGCCGAGCCTGTTACGGCGCTATCACGATTATCATGAACTCCAGGCGGTTGGTCAGATTGCAGCAAAAGCGCTGGTCTTACCGCCAGGCCTCGATCTGCCGCCGTTACCACCACGGCCGCCACGTGATCCGACGGCTCCGCCGGTCATTGTTTGGAATGCCCGTTGGGAATATGACAAACAACCGCAGGTTGTGATGGCAGCGCTGGAGTATCTGGCAGCGCAGGGGATCGACTTTCGCCTCATCGTCACCGGTGAGCATATCGATCCCGTAGCCGATGATTTGGTGGCGGCGCGGCAACGGTGGGCGGCACAGACGATCCATTGGGGGTTCGCTGCAAATCGTGCGGCGTATCTCCATTTATTGCAGCAAGCCGATATTGTGGTTTCGGCGGCTATCCAAGAGTTTTTTGGGCTGGCCATTCTCGAGGCGCTGGCGTGTGGGTGTGTGCCGGTATTGCCGGCGCGGCTCAACTATCCTGATCTGATTCCACCGGAATGGTACGCCGACTGTCTGTATGCCGACGATGCCGATCTACCGACGACATTGGCGCGCACGGTGGCACGTTTGCCGGAGTTGGCCCAACGTGATTGGGCCGCGCTGGCCGAACCGTACCGCTGGCACAACCTTGCCCCGCGTTACGATGCGGTACTGGCCGATCTTGCCGCTCCTGTGTCTTAA